From one Lycorma delicatula isolate Av1 chromosome 2, ASM4794821v1, whole genome shotgun sequence genomic stretch:
- the LOC142319196 gene encoding uncharacterized protein LOC142319196 isoform X2, which yields MIQVNDNCEDISPFNLHICAAQGMVKDCKNIIITGININESDDLGWTPIMCAARNGHKNTVMLLYEHGADLNTSNQYGYTPLSLAIASKNEETFRYILDNMYTKSSDLKEDSQSFGLACFMGQTLFVKLFLLLNIFHINQVVLLYGMTPLLLAASNGAVEVAKVLLETGANKNATNLQSQTAYDIAVYRKDTKMQALLSSKACNSPLLPLTPLNNRSFFSPSLEVPNSLNWRCSNINMGYSPSHNLKPRNLFNSNQKCFNDSNDNKHEQDHSYCQCHYLNGLISPQVFRQNKFYSSRKLNFESKLKNIKNKSKLYQNNKDKTCLPRLIKNFFFSHQMSVETKENVSNENMVNNENIRMNENLRITELLTMLKLEEYISLFIMQEITGKMNEILI from the exons atgatccaG GTAAATGATAATTGTGAAGATATTTCACCTTTCAATCTTCATATATGTGCAGCTCAAGGAATGGTAAaagactgtaaaaatattataattactggaATCAATATTAATGAGTCTGATGATCTTGGATGGACACCAATTATGTGTGCTGCTCGAAATGGACATAAGAATACTGTAATGCTTTTGTATGAACATGGAGCAGATCTTAATACTTCAAATCAGTATG GTTACACACCTCTTAGTTTAGCAATTGCTAGCAAAAATGAGGAGACGTTTCGTTACATCTTGGACAACATGTACACCAAATCATCAGATTTAAAAGAGGATTCACAGTCATTTGGATTAGCTTGTTTTATGGGACaaacattatttgttaaattatttttgttacttaatatATTTCACATTAATCAGGTTGTATTATTATATG gaatgacACCACTTTTATTAGCTGCTTCAAATGGAGCTGTAGAAGTAGCAAAGGTTTTATTGGAAACAGGAGCTAATAAGAATGCTACAAATTTACAGTCACAGACTGCTTATGATATTGCTGTTTATAGAAAAGACACTAAGATGCAAGCTCTTCTGTCAAGTAAAGCTTGTAATTCTCCTTTACTACCCTTGACCCCTTTAAATAATCGATCATTCTTTTCTCCTTCTTTGGAAGTACCAAATTCATTAAATTGGAGATGTTCAAATATAAATATGGGTTATAGTCCATCCCATAATTTAAAACCTCGTAACCTATTTAATAgtaaccaaaaatgttttaatgattcAAATGACAACAAACATGAACAAGATCATTCATACTGCCAGTGTCACTATTTAAATGGCCTTATATCGCCTCAAGTATTtcgacaaaataaattttattcaagtagaaaactaaattttgaatcaaaactaaaaaatataaaaaacaagtcaaaactttatcaaaataataaagataaaacatgtTTACcacggttaataaaaaatttttttttcag ccaTCAAATGAGTGTTGAAACTAAAGAAAATGTATCTAATGAAAATATGGTTAACAATGAAAATATCAGAATGAATGAAAACTTAAGAATAACAGAATTACTAACAATGTTAAAGCTTGAAGAATACATTTCTCTTTTCATAATGCAAGAG ATTACTGGAAAAATGAACGAAATACTTATATAA
- the LOC142319196 gene encoding uncharacterized protein LOC142319196 isoform X1: MIQVNDNCEDISPFNLHICAAQGMVKDCKNIIITGININESDDLGWTPIMCAARNGHKNTVMLLYEHGADLNTSNQYGYTPLSLAIASKNEETFRYILDNMYTKSSDLKEDSQSFGLACFMGQTLFVKLFLLLNIFHINQVVLLYGMTPLLLAASNGAVEVAKVLLETGANKNATNLQSQTAYDIAVYRKDTKMQALLSSKACNSPLLPLTPLNNRSFFSPSLEVPNSLNWRCSNINMGYSPSHNLKPRNLFNSNQKCFNDSNDNKHEQDHSYCQCHYLNGLISPQVFRQNKFYSSRKLNFESKLKNIKNKSKLYQNNKDKTCLPRLIKNFFFSHQMSVETKENVSNENMVNNENIRMNENLRITELLTMLKLEEYISLFIMQEFDVDTIFTLTEEDLTAIGIKDKEKCDEILTKIYSFKN; this comes from the exons atgatccaG GTAAATGATAATTGTGAAGATATTTCACCTTTCAATCTTCATATATGTGCAGCTCAAGGAATGGTAAaagactgtaaaaatattataattactggaATCAATATTAATGAGTCTGATGATCTTGGATGGACACCAATTATGTGTGCTGCTCGAAATGGACATAAGAATACTGTAATGCTTTTGTATGAACATGGAGCAGATCTTAATACTTCAAATCAGTATG GTTACACACCTCTTAGTTTAGCAATTGCTAGCAAAAATGAGGAGACGTTTCGTTACATCTTGGACAACATGTACACCAAATCATCAGATTTAAAAGAGGATTCACAGTCATTTGGATTAGCTTGTTTTATGGGACaaacattatttgttaaattatttttgttacttaatatATTTCACATTAATCAGGTTGTATTATTATATG gaatgacACCACTTTTATTAGCTGCTTCAAATGGAGCTGTAGAAGTAGCAAAGGTTTTATTGGAAACAGGAGCTAATAAGAATGCTACAAATTTACAGTCACAGACTGCTTATGATATTGCTGTTTATAGAAAAGACACTAAGATGCAAGCTCTTCTGTCAAGTAAAGCTTGTAATTCTCCTTTACTACCCTTGACCCCTTTAAATAATCGATCATTCTTTTCTCCTTCTTTGGAAGTACCAAATTCATTAAATTGGAGATGTTCAAATATAAATATGGGTTATAGTCCATCCCATAATTTAAAACCTCGTAACCTATTTAATAgtaaccaaaaatgttttaatgattcAAATGACAACAAACATGAACAAGATCATTCATACTGCCAGTGTCACTATTTAAATGGCCTTATATCGCCTCAAGTATTtcgacaaaataaattttattcaagtagaaaactaaattttgaatcaaaactaaaaaatataaaaaacaagtcaaaactttatcaaaataataaagataaaacatgtTTACcacggttaataaaaaatttttttttcag ccaTCAAATGAGTGTTGAAACTAAAGAAAATGTATCTAATGAAAATATGGTTAACAATGAAAATATCAGAATGAATGAAAACTTAAGAATAACAGAATTACTAACAATGTTAAAGCTTGAAGAATACATTTCTCTTTTCATAATGCAAGAG tTTGATGTAGATACTATATTTACACTGACTGAAGAAGATTTGACTGCGATTGGTATCAAAGATAAGGAGAAATGTGATgagatattaacaaaaatttactcttttaaaaattga
- the LOC142319196 gene encoding uncharacterized protein LOC142319196 isoform X3 codes for MIQVNDNCEDISPFNLHICAAQGMVKDCKNIIITGININESDDLGWTPIMCAARNGHKNTVMLLYEHGADLNTSNQYGMTPLLLAASNGAVEVAKVLLETGANKNATNLQSQTAYDIAVYRKDTKMQALLSSKACNSPLLPLTPLNNRSFFSPSLEVPNSLNWRCSNINMGYSPSHNLKPRNLFNSNQKCFNDSNDNKHEQDHSYCQCHYLNGLISPQVFRQNKFYSSRKLNFESKLKNIKNKSKLYQNNKDKTCLPRLIKNFFFSHQMSVETKENVSNENMVNNENIRMNENLRITELLTMLKLEEYISLFIMQEFDVDTIFTLTEEDLTAIGIKDKEKCDEILTKIYSFKN; via the exons atgatccaG GTAAATGATAATTGTGAAGATATTTCACCTTTCAATCTTCATATATGTGCAGCTCAAGGAATGGTAAaagactgtaaaaatattataattactggaATCAATATTAATGAGTCTGATGATCTTGGATGGACACCAATTATGTGTGCTGCTCGAAATGGACATAAGAATACTGTAATGCTTTTGTATGAACATGGAGCAGATCTTAATACTTCAAATCAGTATG gaatgacACCACTTTTATTAGCTGCTTCAAATGGAGCTGTAGAAGTAGCAAAGGTTTTATTGGAAACAGGAGCTAATAAGAATGCTACAAATTTACAGTCACAGACTGCTTATGATATTGCTGTTTATAGAAAAGACACTAAGATGCAAGCTCTTCTGTCAAGTAAAGCTTGTAATTCTCCTTTACTACCCTTGACCCCTTTAAATAATCGATCATTCTTTTCTCCTTCTTTGGAAGTACCAAATTCATTAAATTGGAGATGTTCAAATATAAATATGGGTTATAGTCCATCCCATAATTTAAAACCTCGTAACCTATTTAATAgtaaccaaaaatgttttaatgattcAAATGACAACAAACATGAACAAGATCATTCATACTGCCAGTGTCACTATTTAAATGGCCTTATATCGCCTCAAGTATTtcgacaaaataaattttattcaagtagaaaactaaattttgaatcaaaactaaaaaatataaaaaacaagtcaaaactttatcaaaataataaagataaaacatgtTTACcacggttaataaaaaatttttttttcag ccaTCAAATGAGTGTTGAAACTAAAGAAAATGTATCTAATGAAAATATGGTTAACAATGAAAATATCAGAATGAATGAAAACTTAAGAATAACAGAATTACTAACAATGTTAAAGCTTGAAGAATACATTTCTCTTTTCATAATGCAAGAG tTTGATGTAGATACTATATTTACACTGACTGAAGAAGATTTGACTGCGATTGGTATCAAAGATAAGGAGAAATGTGATgagatattaacaaaaatttactcttttaaaaattga
- the LOC142319196 gene encoding uncharacterized protein LOC142319196 isoform X4, with translation MIQVNDNCEDISPFNLHICAAQGMVKDCKNIIITGININESDDLGWTPIMCAARNGHKNTVMLLYEHGADLNTSNQYGYTPLSLAIASKNEETFRYILDNMYTKSSDLKEDSQSFGLACFMGQTLFVKLFLLLNIFHINQVVLLYGMTPLLLAASNGAVEVAKVLLETGANKNATNLQSQTAYDIAVYRKDTKMQALLSSKACNSPLLPLTPLNNRSFFSPSLEVPNSLNWRCSNINMGYSPSHNLKPRNLFNSNQKCFNDSNDNKHEQDHSYCQCHYLNGLISPQVFRQNKFYSSRKLNFESKLKNIKNKSKLYQNNKDKTCLPRLIKNFFFSLM, from the exons atgatccaG GTAAATGATAATTGTGAAGATATTTCACCTTTCAATCTTCATATATGTGCAGCTCAAGGAATGGTAAaagactgtaaaaatattataattactggaATCAATATTAATGAGTCTGATGATCTTGGATGGACACCAATTATGTGTGCTGCTCGAAATGGACATAAGAATACTGTAATGCTTTTGTATGAACATGGAGCAGATCTTAATACTTCAAATCAGTATG GTTACACACCTCTTAGTTTAGCAATTGCTAGCAAAAATGAGGAGACGTTTCGTTACATCTTGGACAACATGTACACCAAATCATCAGATTTAAAAGAGGATTCACAGTCATTTGGATTAGCTTGTTTTATGGGACaaacattatttgttaaattatttttgttacttaatatATTTCACATTAATCAGGTTGTATTATTATATG gaatgacACCACTTTTATTAGCTGCTTCAAATGGAGCTGTAGAAGTAGCAAAGGTTTTATTGGAAACAGGAGCTAATAAGAATGCTACAAATTTACAGTCACAGACTGCTTATGATATTGCTGTTTATAGAAAAGACACTAAGATGCAAGCTCTTCTGTCAAGTAAAGCTTGTAATTCTCCTTTACTACCCTTGACCCCTTTAAATAATCGATCATTCTTTTCTCCTTCTTTGGAAGTACCAAATTCATTAAATTGGAGATGTTCAAATATAAATATGGGTTATAGTCCATCCCATAATTTAAAACCTCGTAACCTATTTAATAgtaaccaaaaatgttttaatgattcAAATGACAACAAACATGAACAAGATCATTCATACTGCCAGTGTCACTATTTAAATGGCCTTATATCGCCTCAAGTATTtcgacaaaataaattttattcaagtagaaaactaaattttgaatcaaaactaaaaaatataaaaaacaagtcaaaactttatcaaaataataaagataaaacatgtTTACcacggttaataaaaaatttttttttcag tTTGATGTAG